From the genome of Nicotiana sylvestris chromosome 2, ASM39365v2, whole genome shotgun sequence, one region includes:
- the LOC104228826 gene encoding protein FLX-like 2: MGSKGRGPPPNLRRPPPGPGLVHPDPYGPPLRNPDPYGPPIRNPPPGDFPPFDRLPPPEILEQKIAGQHLEMQKLTTENQRFAATHGTLRRELAAAQHDLQMLHVQIEAVKSNREQETRGLKDKIARIEAELQAAEPIKTELPQAQGEARALFAARQELVTKVQLLTQDLQRAHTDVQQIPPLLTEMETLKKEYQQCRSTYEYERKLYSDHLESLQVMEKNYMTMSREVEKLRAELNTSNSERRTGGPYGGATGYNENDAANNYAIGQNIYGEGYGIYQGRGPLPTATNVGGVAVVTSPHVGAQSVPPSNRPPYDSSNMPGYDAQRGMVSTGPGYDAQRGSALAAYEAQRGHGHDTMKGPGYDAQRAAGYEAYGGPGYDGYGAPVYSAQRGSGYDVQRGASYDPAKASNYDALNKGGVATQGQVAPTSNNPHGSSTPPGHAGPGYDAAAQGGNPARR, from the exons ATGGGAAGCAAAGGTCGAGGGCCACCTCCCAACCTTCGGCGGCCACCTCCTGGCCCCGGCTTGGTGCATCCTGATCCTTATGGTCCTCCTCTACGCAACCCTGATCCTTATGGTCCTCCTATACGAAACCCACCACCAGGTGATTTCCCTCCTTTTGACAGGCTACCTCCTCCAGAAATTTTGGAACAGAAGATTGCTGGCCAGCATCTTGAAATGCAAAAACTTACCACAGAAAACCAGAGGTTTGCTGCCACCCATGGAACTTTGAGGCGAGAACTGGCTGCTGCACAACATGACCTGCAAATGTTGCATGTTCAGATAGAAGCAGTCAAGTCTAACAGGGAACAAGAGACTAGAGGCCTTAAGGATAAAATTGCCAGGATAGAGGCTGAACTTCAAGCTGCTGAACCTATCAAAACGGAATTGCCTCAAGCACAAGGTGAAGCTCGCGCTTTGTTTGCAGCAAGGCAGGAACTTGTTACTAAAGTGCAACTGCTGACTCAGGATCTTCAAAGGGCTCACACTGATGTGCAACAGATTCCTCCTTTGTTGACTGAGATGGAGACCCTAAAAAAGGAGTATCAACAGTGCCG GAGTACCTATGAGTATGAGAGGAAATTGTACAGTGATCATCTTGAATCTCTTCAAGTGATGGAGAAGAACTACATGACTATGTCCAGAGAAGTGGAAAAGCTTAGGGCAGAGTTAAACACTTCTAACTCTGAGAGACGAACGG GTGGGCCATATGGTGGTGCTACTGGATATAATGAGAATGATGCCGCTAACAATTATGCTATTGGACAAAACATCTATGGAGAGGGCTATGGAATTTATCAG GGCAGAGGCCCCCTTCCAACAGCGACCAATGTTGGAGGAGTTGCTGTGGTTACATCTCCGCATGTTGGAGCTCAGTCTGTACCTCCGTCGAACAGGCCTCCTTATGATTCATCAAATATGCCTGGTTATGATGCACAACGGGGAATGGTATCAACTGGTCCCGGCTATGATGCACAGAGAGGATCCGCTTTAGCAGCTTATGAAGCTCAGAGGGGGCACGGACATGATACAATGAAGGGACCTGGATATGATGCTCAGAGGGCAGCAGGTTATGAAGCTTATGGAGGACCTGGCTATGATGGATATGGGGCACCTGTTTATAGTGCGCAGAGAGGATCAGGCTATGATGTGCAAAGGGGAGCCAGTTATGATCCTGCCAAGGCCTCTAACTATGATGCATTGAATAAAGGAGGTGTTGCAACTCAAGGACAGGTAGCACCTACGAGTAATAACCCTCACGGTTCATCTACTCCACCGGGTCATGCTGGTCCTGGATATGATGCAGCAGCACAAGGTGGAAATCCAGCACGTAGATGA